From a region of the Mycolicibacterium sp. MU0050 genome:
- the ruvB gene encoding Holliday junction branch migration DNA helicase RuvB yields MSRFDDDDEDVEEREVSPALTVGEGDIDASLRPRSLGEFIGQPRVREQLQLVIEGAKNRGGTPDHILLSGPPGLGKTSLAMIIAAELGSSLRVTSGPALERAGDLAAMLSNLVEHDVLFIDEIHRIARPAEEMLYLAMEDFRVDVVVGKGPGATSIPLEVAPFTLVGATTRSGALTGPLRDRFGFTAHMDFYEPAELERVLSRSAGILGIELGTEAGAEIARRARGTPRIANRLLRRVRDYAEVRADGIITRDIAKAALEVYDVDELGLDRLDRAVLSALTRSFGGGPVGVSTLAVAVGEEATTVEEVCEPFLVRAGMIARTPRGRVATAQAWTHLGLTPPPGAAGLGQQSIFD; encoded by the coding sequence ATGAGCCGGTTCGATGACGACGACGAGGATGTCGAGGAGCGCGAGGTCTCGCCCGCCCTGACGGTGGGTGAGGGGGACATCGACGCGAGCCTGCGGCCCCGGTCGTTGGGCGAGTTCATCGGTCAACCCCGCGTGCGTGAGCAGCTCCAACTGGTGATCGAGGGCGCCAAGAATCGCGGCGGCACACCGGATCACATCCTGCTGTCCGGGCCGCCGGGGCTCGGCAAGACCTCGCTGGCCATGATCATCGCGGCCGAACTCGGCTCGTCGTTGCGGGTCACCTCCGGCCCGGCGCTGGAGCGCGCGGGGGACCTGGCCGCCATGCTGTCCAACCTCGTCGAGCACGACGTGCTGTTCATCGACGAGATCCACCGCATCGCCCGCCCGGCCGAGGAAATGCTGTACCTGGCCATGGAGGACTTCCGGGTCGACGTGGTGGTGGGCAAGGGACCCGGCGCGACGTCCATTCCGCTCGAGGTGGCTCCGTTCACGTTGGTGGGCGCGACAACTCGGTCCGGGGCGTTGACGGGGCCGCTGCGGGACCGGTTCGGTTTCACCGCCCACATGGACTTCTATGAGCCGGCCGAACTCGAGCGGGTGTTGTCCCGGTCGGCGGGCATCCTGGGCATCGAGCTGGGAACGGAGGCGGGCGCAGAGATCGCCCGCCGCGCGCGCGGTACCCCGCGCATTGCCAACCGGCTGCTGCGTCGGGTGCGTGACTACGCGGAGGTGCGCGCCGACGGCATCATCACCCGAGACATCGCCAAGGCCGCGCTCGAGGTGTACGACGTGGACGAGCTGGGTCTCGACCGGTTGGACCGGGCCGTGCTGTCGGCGCTCACCCGCAGTTTCGGCGGGGGACCGGTCGGTGTCTCGACGCTGGCGGTCGCGGTGGGCGAGGAGGCCACCACCGTGGAGGAGGTCTGCGAGCCCTTCCTGGTGCGCGCCGGCATGATCGCCCGCACCCCGCGGGGCCGGGTGGCCACCGCCCAGGCCTGGACCCACCTGGGTCTGACGCCACCACCCGGCGCCGCCGGGCTGGGGCAGCAGTCGATCTTCGACTGA
- a CDS encoding HNH endonuclease signature motif containing protein: MCDIDHTVPWPQGPTHASNLKLLCRAHHLLKTFYTGPRWWTDTQLPNGTVLWTAPTGHTYATKPHGRQLFPLLARPTGVLEVSAATAPPAPGRGHAMPTRRITRAQDRAARITYQRNLNAAHYAQNPEPPPDPPPF, encoded by the coding sequence GTGTGCGACATCGACCATACGGTGCCGTGGCCGCAGGGTCCCACGCATGCGTCGAACCTGAAGTTGCTGTGTCGTGCGCATCATTTGTTGAAGACGTTCTACACCGGGCCGCGGTGGTGGACCGATACCCAGTTGCCGAATGGCACGGTGCTGTGGACGGCGCCGACCGGGCACACCTATGCCACCAAACCCCATGGTAGGCAACTGTTTCCGCTGCTGGCCCGCCCCACCGGGGTCCTCGAGGTGTCCGCCGCGACCGCGCCGCCGGCCCCGGGCCGCGGCCACGCCATGCCCACCCGCCGCATCACCCGCGCCCAGGACCGCGCCGCGCGCATCACCTACCAACGCAACCTCAACGCCGCGCACTACGCCCAAAACCCCGAACCACCACCGGACCCACCACCCTTCTGA
- the ruvA gene encoding Holliday junction branch migration protein RuvA — protein sequence MIASIRGEVIDIALDHAVVEAAGVGYKVMATPSTLATLRRGDETRLITAMIVREDSMTLYGFADADARDVFNTLLGVSGVGPKIAMATLAVYDAPTLRAALADGDIAALTRVPGIGKRSAERLVLELRDKIGASSASTTTAGAGAPGVRTPVVEALVGLGFPVKQAEDATDKVLALDRDATTSSALRSALNLLGKNK from the coding sequence ATGATCGCCTCGATTCGTGGTGAGGTCATCGACATCGCGCTGGATCACGCCGTCGTGGAGGCGGCCGGGGTGGGCTACAAGGTGATGGCCACCCCGTCGACGCTGGCGACCCTGCGCCGCGGGGACGAGACGCGGCTGATCACCGCGATGATCGTCCGCGAGGACTCCATGACGTTGTACGGCTTCGCCGATGCCGACGCCCGCGACGTCTTCAACACCCTGCTCGGGGTCTCCGGGGTGGGGCCGAAGATCGCCATGGCGACGCTGGCGGTCTACGACGCGCCCACGCTGCGGGCTGCGCTGGCCGACGGTGACATCGCCGCGCTGACCCGGGTGCCGGGCATCGGCAAGCGCAGCGCCGAGCGTCTGGTGTTGGAGCTGCGGGACAAGATCGGCGCCAGTTCGGCGTCGACGACGACGGCCGGGGCCGGCGCGCCCGGGGTGCGCACGCCGGTCGTGGAAGCCCTTGTCGGACTGGGGTTCCCAGTAAAGCAGGCCGAGGACGCCACCGACAAGGTGTTGGCGCTGGATCGGGACGCCACCACGTCGAGCGCCCTGCGGTCCGCGCTGAACCTGTTGGGTAAGAACAAATGA
- the ruvC gene encoding crossover junction endodeoxyribonuclease RuvC: MRVMGVDPGLTRCGLSVIESGKGRNVTALDVDVVRTPADQPLHRRLLIISDTVEYWMDTHRPDVVAIERVFSNQNANTAMGTGQAGGVIALAAARRDIDVHFHTPSEVKAAVTGNGRADKAQVTTMVTKILALQQKPTPADAADALALAICHCWRAPMIARMAAAEAMAAEQRRKYQATLKATAKAKAKVAR, translated from the coding sequence GTGCGCGTGATGGGAGTCGACCCGGGGTTGACGCGCTGCGGGCTGTCGGTGATCGAGAGCGGTAAGGGTCGCAACGTCACCGCGCTGGATGTCGACGTGGTGCGCACCCCCGCCGATCAGCCGTTGCACCGACGACTGCTCATCATCAGCGACACCGTCGAATATTGGATGGACACCCACCGTCCCGACGTCGTCGCGATCGAGCGGGTGTTCTCCAATCAGAACGCCAATACCGCCATGGGCACCGGGCAGGCCGGCGGGGTGATCGCCCTCGCGGCGGCCCGCCGGGACATCGACGTGCACTTCCACACCCCCAGCGAGGTCAAGGCCGCGGTCACCGGCAACGGCCGCGCCGACAAGGCGCAGGTGACCACGATGGTCACGAAAATCCTTGCCTTGCAGCAGAAACCGACGCCCGCGGACGCGGCCGACGCGCTGGCGCTGGCCATCTGCCATTGCTGGCGGGCGCCGATGATCGCGCGGATGGCCGCGGCCGAGGCCATGGCCGCCGAGCAGCGCCGCAAATACCAGGCCACTCTGAAGGCGACGGCCAAGGCGAAAGCGAAGGTGGCCCGATGA
- the gabT gene encoding 4-aminobutyrate--2-oxoglutarate transaminase: protein MTDLEQSRLLVTEIPGPRSVDLAARKTSAVSAGIGTVMPVFCARAGGGIIEDVDGNRLIDLGSGIAVTTIGNASLRVVEAVGAQAARFTHTCFMVTPYEEYIAVAEQLNRLAPGSGEKRSVLFNSGAEAVENAVKIARCYTGKQAVVAFDHGYHGRTNLTMALTAKSMPYKHGFGPFAPEIYRAPLSYPYRDGLVDKELGTNGELAAERAIDVIDKQIGAANLAAMIIEPIAGEGGFIVPAPGFLPTLLAWCRDNDVVFIADEVQTGFARTGAMFACEHEGIEPDLICTAKGIADGLPLSAVTGRAEIVDAPHVSGLGGTYGGNPIACAAALATIDTIERDGLVERARQIEVLMKDRLGRLQADDDRIGDVRGRGAMIAVELVESGTAIPDADLTKGLAAAAHAAGVVVLTCGTYGNVLRFLPPLTISDELLTEALDILAGLLAEL, encoded by the coding sequence GTGACCGACCTGGAACAGAGCCGTCTGCTCGTCACCGAAATCCCCGGTCCCCGCTCGGTTGATCTGGCCGCGCGCAAGACCTCGGCCGTCTCGGCAGGTATCGGCACCGTCATGCCGGTGTTCTGCGCGCGGGCCGGCGGCGGGATCATCGAGGACGTCGACGGCAACCGCCTCATCGACCTGGGCTCGGGCATCGCGGTCACCACGATCGGCAACGCCTCGCTCCGGGTGGTCGAGGCGGTGGGAGCCCAGGCGGCGAGGTTCACCCACACCTGCTTCATGGTGACGCCGTACGAGGAGTACATCGCGGTGGCCGAGCAGCTCAACCGGCTCGCGCCGGGGTCCGGCGAGAAGCGTTCGGTGCTGTTCAACTCCGGGGCCGAGGCCGTGGAGAACGCCGTCAAGATCGCGCGCTGCTACACCGGCAAGCAGGCCGTCGTCGCCTTCGACCACGGTTATCACGGGCGGACCAACCTGACGATGGCGCTGACCGCCAAGTCGATGCCCTATAAGCACGGTTTCGGGCCGTTTGCTCCCGAGATCTATCGGGCGCCGCTGTCCTACCCGTACCGCGACGGCCTGGTCGACAAGGAATTGGGCACCAACGGCGAGCTGGCCGCCGAACGCGCCATCGACGTCATCGACAAACAGATCGGCGCGGCCAATCTGGCGGCGATGATCATCGAGCCCATCGCCGGCGAGGGCGGCTTCATCGTCCCGGCGCCCGGCTTCCTGCCGACGCTGTTGGCGTGGTGCCGCGACAACGACGTGGTGTTCATCGCCGACGAGGTGCAAACCGGGTTCGCCCGTACCGGGGCGATGTTCGCCTGCGAGCACGAGGGCATCGAACCCGACCTGATCTGCACCGCCAAGGGCATCGCCGACGGCTTACCGTTGTCGGCGGTGACCGGTCGGGCCGAGATTGTCGACGCCCCACACGTTTCCGGCCTCGGCGGCACCTACGGCGGCAACCCGATCGCGTGTGCGGCGGCGCTGGCCACCATCGACACCATCGAGCGCGACGGCCTGGTCGAACGGGCCCGGCAGATCGAAGTGCTGATGAAGGATCGGCTGGGCCGGCTCCAGGCCGACGACGACCGGATCGGCGACGTGCGCGGGCGCGGCGCGATGATCGCCGTCGAACTGGTCGAGAGCGGGACCGCCATACCGGACGCGGACCTCACCAAGGGGCTCGCCGCCGCTGCCCACGCGGCCGGTGTAGTGGTGCTGACCTGCGGAACCTACGGCAACGTGCTGCGATTCCTGCCGCCGTTGACCATCAGCGACGAGCTTCTCACCGAAGCTCTCGACATCCTCGCCGGGTTGCTGGCCGAGCTATAG
- the secD gene encoding protein translocase subunit SecD: MASSTAPVHPYRYLSLFLVFLIGAFLLVFFTGNKEAEPKLGIDLQGGTRVTLTARTPDGSAPTREALLQAQQIITSRVDGLGVSGSEVIIDGDNLVITVPGNDGNEARNLGQTARLFVRPVAQAYPADQLRAAAEQGGEGAPGQQPGLPEMPGLPGMPEIPGLPGAPAAPGAPAAPDVPGLPAEQLPPAGEAPAPAPQPRPYPLEPAPSPTPAPDPNEAPAEPEPTDAPAGTDATPSPEARKDLAGRINFEKQLRQNTNQNILMYLAVPYVAERCGQEDVLAGNDDPALPLVTCSTDDSTVYVLEPSIISGEDIKNATSGFDQQGGQYVVDLEFTGAAVDTWADFTAANVGTQTAFTLDSQVVSAPQIRQAIPGGRTQITGNFNANDSRELANVLKYGSLPLSFESSEAETVSATLGLSSLRAGLIAGAVGLALTLVYALLYYRALGVLVALSLVASGAFVYALLVLLGRYIGYTLDLAGIAGLVIGIGMTADSFVVFFERIKDEIREGRTFRSAVPRGWARARKTILSGNAVSFIAAAVLYFLAVGQVKGFAFTLGLTTILDVVVVFLVTWPLVYLASKSTIMAKPSFNGLGAVQQIARERRAAAHSAGRG; this comes from the coding sequence GTGGCATCGTCTACGGCGCCGGTGCATCCGTACCGCTACCTGTCGCTGTTCCTGGTATTTCTCATCGGCGCTTTCCTGCTGGTGTTCTTCACCGGGAACAAAGAGGCCGAACCCAAGCTGGGTATCGACCTGCAGGGTGGTACCCGCGTCACGCTGACCGCGCGGACGCCGGACGGCTCCGCGCCCACCAGGGAAGCCCTGCTGCAGGCGCAGCAGATCATCACCTCCCGCGTCGACGGGCTGGGTGTGTCGGGATCCGAGGTGATCATCGACGGCGACAACCTGGTGATCACCGTTCCCGGTAACGACGGCAACGAGGCGCGCAACCTGGGCCAGACCGCGCGGCTGTTCGTCCGCCCGGTGGCGCAGGCCTACCCCGCCGATCAGCTGCGCGCGGCCGCCGAGCAGGGCGGCGAAGGCGCTCCCGGCCAGCAGCCCGGACTGCCGGAGATGCCAGGCTTGCCGGGCATGCCCGAAATCCCGGGCCTGCCGGGTGCCCCCGCCGCGCCCGGTGCCCCCGCCGCGCCCGACGTTCCGGGTCTGCCGGCCGAGCAGCTGCCACCGGCCGGAGAGGCTCCCGCCCCGGCGCCGCAGCCGCGGCCGTACCCGCTGGAGCCCGCGCCGAGCCCCACCCCGGCTCCCGATCCGAACGAGGCGCCGGCCGAGCCCGAGCCCACCGACGCCCCCGCGGGCACCGACGCGACCCCGTCGCCGGAGGCCCGCAAGGACCTCGCCGGACGGATCAACTTCGAGAAGCAACTGCGCCAGAACACCAACCAGAACATCCTGATGTACCTGGCCGTGCCCTACGTCGCGGAGCGCTGCGGTCAGGAAGACGTCCTGGCCGGCAACGACGACCCAGCGCTGCCCCTGGTCACCTGCTCCACCGACGACAGCACGGTCTACGTGCTGGAGCCCTCGATCATCAGCGGCGAGGACATCAAGAACGCCACCTCCGGGTTCGATCAGCAGGGCGGCCAGTACGTCGTCGACCTGGAGTTCACCGGCGCGGCCGTCGACACCTGGGCGGACTTCACCGCGGCCAACGTCGGCACCCAGACCGCGTTCACCCTGGACTCGCAGGTCGTCAGCGCCCCCCAGATCCGGCAGGCGATCCCCGGTGGGCGCACCCAGATCACCGGCAACTTCAACGCCAACGATTCGCGCGAGCTGGCCAACGTCCTGAAGTACGGTTCGCTGCCGCTGTCCTTCGAGTCCTCGGAGGCCGAAACCGTCTCCGCCACACTGGGATTGTCGTCCCTGCGGGCGGGCCTGATCGCCGGCGCCGTGGGTCTGGCCCTGACGCTGGTCTACGCGCTGCTGTATTACCGGGCGCTGGGCGTTCTGGTGGCGCTGTCGCTGGTGGCCTCCGGCGCGTTCGTCTACGCGCTGCTGGTGCTACTGGGCCGATACATCGGCTACACGCTGGACCTCGCGGGCATCGCCGGTCTGGTGATCGGTATCGGTATGACCGCCGACTCGTTCGTGGTGTTCTTCGAGCGCATCAAGGACGAGATCCGCGAGGGTCGAACGTTCCGCTCCGCGGTACCTCGAGGCTGGGCGCGCGCCCGGAAGACGATCCTGTCCGGCAACGCGGTCAGCTTCATCGCCGCGGCGGTGCTGTACTTCCTGGCCGTCGGCCAGGTCAAGGGCTTCGCGTTCACCCTCGGACTGACCACCATCCTCGACGTCGTCGTGGTGTTCCTGGTGACCTGGCCGCTGGTGTACCTGGCGTCCAAGTCGACAATCATGGCCAAGCCGTCGTTCAACGGTTTGGGCGCGGTGCAGCAGATCGCGCGCGAGCGTCGGGCGGCAGCCCATTCGGCGGGACGGGGGTAA
- a CDS encoding YebC/PmpR family DNA-binding transcriptional regulator, which yields MAGHSKWATTKHKKAVIDARRGKMFAKLIKGIEVAARVGGGDPAGNPTLYDAIQKAKKASVPNDNIERARKRGGGEEAGGADWQDITYEGYGPNGVAVLIECLTDNRNRAAGEVRVAMTRNGGNMADPGSVSYLFSRKGVVTLEKNDLSEDDVLTAVLEAGAEEVSDLGDAFEVISEPGDLVAVRTALQDAGIDYDSAEASFQPSVTVPVDLEGARKVLKLIEALEDSDDVQDVYTNMEIPDDVAAQLDEE from the coding sequence ATGGCCGGACATTCAAAGTGGGCCACCACCAAGCACAAGAAGGCCGTCATCGATGCCAGGCGCGGCAAGATGTTCGCGAAGCTGATCAAGGGAATCGAGGTCGCGGCCCGAGTGGGCGGCGGTGACCCGGCCGGCAACCCCACCCTGTACGACGCGATCCAGAAGGCCAAGAAGGCCTCGGTTCCCAACGACAACATCGAACGGGCGCGCAAACGCGGCGGCGGCGAAGAGGCCGGCGGCGCCGACTGGCAGGACATCACCTACGAGGGCTACGGCCCCAACGGGGTCGCGGTGCTCATCGAATGCCTCACCGACAACCGCAACCGCGCCGCCGGCGAGGTCCGGGTGGCGATGACCCGCAACGGCGGCAACATGGCGGATCCGGGCTCGGTCTCCTACCTGTTTTCCCGCAAGGGCGTCGTCACGCTGGAGAAGAACGACCTCAGCGAGGACGACGTGCTGACGGCCGTGCTGGAGGCCGGCGCCGAAGAGGTCAGCGACCTGGGGGATGCGTTCGAGGTCATCTCCGAGCCGGGCGACCTGGTCGCGGTGCGGACTGCGCTGCAGGACGCCGGTATCGACTACGACTCGGCGGAGGCCAGCTTCCAGCCGTCGGTGACCGTTCCGGTCGATCTCGAGGGTGCCCGCAAGGTGCTCAAGCTGATCGAGGCGCTCGAGGACAGCGACGACGTCCAGGACGTCTACACCAACATGGAGATCCCGGACGACGTCGCCGCGCAGCTCGACGAGGAGTGA
- the secF gene encoding protein translocase subunit SecF: protein MAGKKSEMTADTDPEVTESSAEEAPATGAALPKHSLFTRLYTGTGAFEVVGRRKMWFLISGAIVAIAIGAMLLRGFTFGIDFEGGTKVSMPRGEVTVEQVETVFTDTIGTEPESVVIVGSGSSATVQIRSETLDNEQTAALREALFEAFQPLGADGQPSPLAVSDSAVSETWGGQITQKALIALLVFVLIVTVYITVRYERYMATAAMATMFFDLIVTAGIYALVGFEVTPATVIGLLTILGFSLYDTVIVFDKVEENTEGFEHTTRRTYAEHANLAVNQTFMRSINTTVISVLPIIALIVVAVWLLGVGTLKDLALVQLVGVIVGCYSSIFFATPLLVTMRERTEQVRNHTRRVMRKRARAAGNSDTDESADDDTAEADDTASADDTVVAKATATRTPAPGARPSRPSRPSARRTGRPSGKRNPQP from the coding sequence ATGGCCGGCAAGAAGAGCGAGATGACAGCAGATACCGATCCCGAGGTGACCGAGAGCAGCGCCGAGGAGGCCCCGGCCACCGGCGCCGCCCTGCCGAAACACAGCCTGTTCACCCGGCTCTACACCGGCACCGGCGCGTTCGAGGTCGTCGGCCGGCGCAAGATGTGGTTCCTCATCAGCGGCGCGATCGTCGCGATCGCCATCGGGGCGATGCTGCTGCGCGGCTTCACCTTCGGCATCGACTTCGAAGGCGGGACCAAGGTCTCGATGCCCCGCGGTGAGGTCACCGTCGAGCAGGTGGAGACGGTGTTCACCGACACCATCGGCACCGAGCCGGAGTCGGTGGTCATCGTGGGCAGCGGCTCCTCGGCCACCGTCCAGATCCGCTCGGAGACCCTGGACAACGAGCAGACGGCCGCGCTGCGGGAGGCGCTCTTCGAGGCCTTCCAGCCACTCGGCGCCGACGGTCAGCCGAGCCCGCTGGCGGTCAGCGACTCGGCGGTGTCCGAAACCTGGGGCGGGCAGATCACCCAGAAGGCGCTGATCGCGCTGCTGGTCTTCGTCCTGATCGTCACCGTCTACATCACGGTGCGCTACGAGCGGTACATGGCGACCGCCGCGATGGCGACGATGTTCTTCGACCTGATCGTGACCGCCGGCATCTACGCCCTGGTCGGATTCGAGGTCACGCCCGCGACAGTGATCGGCCTGCTCACCATCCTGGGCTTCTCGCTCTACGACACGGTGATCGTGTTCGACAAGGTCGAGGAGAACACCGAGGGCTTCGAGCACACCACCCGACGCACCTACGCCGAACACGCGAACCTCGCGGTGAACCAGACCTTCATGCGGTCCATCAACACCACGGTCATCTCGGTGTTGCCGATCATCGCTCTGATCGTGGTCGCGGTCTGGCTGTTGGGTGTCGGCACCCTCAAGGACCTGGCGCTGGTGCAGTTGGTCGGCGTCATCGTGGGCTGCTACTCGTCGATCTTCTTCGCCACCCCGCTGCTGGTGACGATGCGGGAGCGCACCGAGCAGGTCCGTAACCACACCCGCCGCGTCATGCGCAAGCGGGCGCGGGCGGCCGGGAACTCCGACACCGACGAGTCCGCCGACGACGACACCGCCGAGGCCGACGACACCGCTTCGGCCGACGACACGGTGGTTGCGAAGGCGACGGCGACGCGCACCCCGGCACCCGGGGCGCGGCCCAGCCGTCCGTCCCGGCCCTCGGCGCGACGCACCGGGCGGCCCTCGGGTAAGCGCAACCCGCAACCGTAG
- the yajC gene encoding preprotein translocase subunit YajC, with the protein MEIITLLPLIIILGAFMFFASRRQRKAMQATIDLHESLRIGDRVHTTSGLQATITAITDDYVDLEIAPGVVTTWMKLAIRDKIEPEVDEPEDEIETTDSDTSFDTGR; encoded by the coding sequence ATGGAAATCATCACTCTTTTACCGCTGATCATCATCCTGGGCGCGTTCATGTTCTTTGCGTCGCGCCGTCAGCGCAAGGCCATGCAAGCCACGATTGACCTGCACGAATCGCTGCGTATCGGGGACCGGGTGCACACCACCTCCGGCCTGCAGGCCACCATCACCGCGATCACCGACGACTATGTCGACCTGGAGATCGCCCCGGGCGTGGTCACCACCTGGATGAAGCTGGCCATCCGCGACAAGATCGAGCCCGAGGTCGACGAGCCGGAAGACGAGATCGAGACCACCGACAGCGACACGTCCTTCGACACCGGCCGCTGA
- the pdxT gene encoding pyridoxal 5'-phosphate synthase glutaminase subunit PdxT: MSTPRVGVLALQGDTREHLAALHEAGAEASTVRRLGELDAVDALVIPGGESTAMSHLLREFELLEPLRARLAEGMPAYGSCAGMILLASEILDAGVAGRAAVPLSGIDMTVRRNAFGRQVDSFEEELTFGGIAGPVHAVFIRAPWVERVGDEVEVLARAGEHIVAVRQGRRLATSFHPEMTGDRRVHRLFVDMVTGRA, encoded by the coding sequence GTGAGCACGCCCCGGGTCGGGGTGCTGGCGCTGCAGGGCGATACCCGCGAGCACCTCGCCGCGCTGCACGAGGCAGGTGCCGAGGCCTCGACGGTCCGGCGCCTCGGCGAGTTGGACGCCGTCGACGCGCTGGTGATCCCCGGCGGGGAGTCCACCGCCATGAGTCATCTGCTGCGCGAGTTCGAGCTGCTCGAACCGTTGCGGGCCCGGTTGGCCGAGGGCATGCCGGCCTACGGGTCGTGCGCCGGGATGATCCTGCTGGCCTCCGAGATTCTCGACGCCGGTGTCGCCGGCCGTGCGGCGGTACCGCTGAGCGGTATCGATATGACGGTGCGCCGCAACGCGTTCGGCCGTCAGGTGGACTCGTTCGAGGAAGAATTGACCTTCGGTGGCATCGCGGGCCCCGTGCATGCGGTGTTCATCCGGGCGCCCTGGGTCGAGCGGGTGGGTGACGAGGTCGAGGTGCTCGCCCGCGCCGGCGAGCACATTGTCGCCGTGCGCCAGGGCCGGCGCCTGGCGACGTCCTTTCACCCGGAGATGACCGGCGACCGGCGGGTGCATCGGCTCTTCGTCGACATGGTCACCGGCCGCGCCTGA
- a CDS encoding DUF222 domain-containing protein: MFDMDVLPPVSEVRGRDTAGLIEAMGAAARWEAATAARRLAAVAELFHRRLQEVDAEEREQWLIDGHEQVSAEVGCALGISRARAAGVIRVATSLFERLPKVAAVFAAGRVDYRVVAAIVSRTELVLDDADVAVLDRALARQVHRWNRLSRKKLAEVIDACVLEIDRLAAKPARDRVEDREVGIGAETEGTAELWGTLAAPDAIAFDTRLEQLAATVCAADPRTKAQRRADAVGALSVGATRLACRCGQAECPTAGAPAPAAPEVVITVLTDPAGQRGYIPGFGFLDAQALAAAVAAATTKASLPHPGVNSAAEPRYRHSAALANFVRARDLTPVPGL, translated from the coding sequence ATGTTCGATATGGACGTGTTGCCGCCGGTCAGTGAGGTGAGGGGGCGGGATACGGCTGGGTTGATCGAGGCGATGGGGGCTGCGGCGCGGTGGGAGGCGGCCACGGCGGCGCGGCGGTTGGCCGCGGTGGCGGAGTTGTTTCATCGGCGTTTGCAGGAGGTCGATGCCGAGGAGCGCGAGCAGTGGCTCATCGATGGTCATGAGCAGGTCAGTGCCGAGGTGGGGTGTGCGTTGGGGATCAGCCGGGCCCGGGCGGCGGGGGTGATCCGGGTGGCGACGAGCTTGTTCGAGCGGTTGCCGAAGGTGGCTGCGGTGTTCGCCGCCGGGCGGGTGGATTATCGGGTGGTCGCGGCGATTGTGTCGCGGACCGAGTTGGTGCTCGATGATGCTGATGTGGCGGTGTTGGATCGGGCGTTGGCGCGGCAGGTGCATCGGTGGAACCGGTTGTCGCGCAAGAAGCTCGCCGAGGTGATCGATGCCTGTGTGCTCGAGATCGATCGGCTGGCGGCCAAGCCGGCGCGCGATCGGGTCGAGGACCGTGAGGTCGGCATCGGGGCGGAGACCGAGGGGACCGCCGAGTTGTGGGGTACTTTGGCCGCGCCGGACGCGATCGCCTTCGATACCCGGCTGGAGCAGCTGGCGGCCACGGTGTGTGCCGCCGATCCGCGGACCAAGGCCCAACGCCGCGCCGATGCGGTCGGGGCCTTGTCGGTCGGGGCGACGCGGTTGGCGTGTCGGTGCGGGCAGGCCGAGTGCCCCACGGCCGGTGCGCCGGCCCCGGCGGCACCGGAGGTGGTGATCACGGTGCTGACCGACCCGGCCGGGCAGCGCGGCTACATTCCCGGGTTCGGGTTCCTCGACGCGCAGGCCCTGGCCGCGGCGGTCGCCGCGGCCACCACGAAGGCCTCGCTGCCTCATCCGGGGGTCAACAGCGCGGCCGAGCCGCGGTACCGGCACTCGGCGGCGTTGGCGAATTTTGTGCGGGCCCGGGATCTGACCCCGGTTCCCGGGTTGTGA